In the Flavobacterium acetivorans genome, one interval contains:
- the pcaF gene encoding 3-oxoadipyl-CoA thiolase codes for MNTEAYIIDGIRTPIGSFGGTLSAVRADDLAAIVIAELVNRNPNIPPDAIDDVILGCHNQAGEDNRNVARMASLLAGLPVTVPGETVNRLCASGMSAIIGASRAIKAGDGAVFIAGGVEHMTHGPLVISKASKAYGTDSKMEDSSFGWRFVNPKMKQMYGVDPMGITAENLVDLYDISREDQDFFAYNSQMKAAKAQENGVLAQEIIPVSIPQRKGEPIVFSEDEFVRASTTIETLAKLKPAFKADGTVTAGNASGLNDGAAATFIASGEAVKKYNLKPLARIVSSAVVGVEPRIMGIGPVTATQQALAKAGLTLNDIDIIELNEAFAAQSLACTRALGLQDNDTRVNINGGAIALGHPLGMSGTRIVYSAALSLQRLEKRYALATMCIGVGQGYAVIIERV; via the coding sequence ATGAATACAGAAGCCTATATAATAGATGGAATCCGAACGCCAATAGGAAGTTTTGGCGGAACACTTTCGGCTGTCAGAGCAGATGATTTAGCCGCAATTGTTATTGCGGAATTAGTAAATAGAAATCCAAATATTCCACCCGATGCCATTGATGATGTTATTTTAGGCTGTCACAATCAAGCCGGAGAAGACAATCGCAATGTAGCTCGAATGGCTTCATTGCTGGCAGGATTACCGGTTACGGTTCCGGGAGAAACGGTTAATAGACTGTGTGCCTCAGGAATGTCGGCAATTATTGGAGCATCAAGAGCTATTAAAGCGGGAGATGGCGCTGTTTTTATTGCCGGTGGAGTAGAGCACATGACACATGGCCCCTTGGTGATTTCAAAAGCATCAAAAGCGTATGGAACCGATTCTAAAATGGAAGATTCCAGTTTTGGATGGCGTTTTGTAAACCCAAAAATGAAACAGATGTATGGCGTAGATCCTATGGGAATTACCGCCGAAAATTTAGTGGATTTGTATGATATCAGTCGGGAAGATCAGGATTTTTTCGCTTACAATTCACAAATGAAAGCGGCAAAAGCACAAGAAAATGGTGTCTTGGCACAAGAAATTATTCCCGTTAGTATTCCGCAGCGAAAAGGCGAACCGATTGTTTTTTCTGAAGATGAATTCGTCAGAGCGAGCACAACTATAGAAACATTGGCTAAATTAAAACCCGCTTTTAAGGCAGACGGAACGGTTACTGCCGGTAATGCTTCGGGATTGAATGATGGTGCTGCCGCTACTTTTATAGCTTCTGGCGAAGCAGTAAAAAAATACAATTTAAAACCCTTAGCCCGAATCGTAAGTTCGGCTGTGGTGGGTGTTGAACCTCGAATTATGGGAATTGGCCCCGTTACGGCAACGCAACAAGCTTTGGCGAAAGCCGGATTGACATTGAATGATATCGATATTATTGAATTGAATGAAGCCTTCGCAGCTCAAAGTTTGGCCTGTACAAGAGCTTTAGGACTTCAAGATAATGATACTAGAGTTAACATAAATGGAGGAGCAATTGCCTTGGGACATCCATTGGGAATGTCAGGAACCAGAATAGTGTACAGCGCTGCTTTATCCTTGCAACGTTTAGAAAAGCGATATGCCTTGGCAACCATGTGCATTGGTGTTGGACAAGGGTATGCGGTAATCATTGAAAGAGTTTAA
- a CDS encoding muconate/chloromuconate family cycloisomerase: protein MNKPTIEKIEAILVDLPTIRPHHLSMTVMKKQTMVIIRLFCSDGMEGIGEATTIGGLSYGEESPESMKLNIDTYFAPLLVGQDATNIHKAMFWIEKNIKGNRIAKSGIETALLDAQGKRLGVSVATLLGGAITETLPVLWTLASGNTQQDIEEAEHLLAIGRHTTFKLKIGWQAPEISIAHVAAIKKALGDRAKVTVDVNQAWDESTAKISIAKLQEAGIDLIEQPIVKENFEGLARLTKMFTVPIMADEALNDSSDAYKLAKIRGGDVFALKIGKSGGLHNVLKVAAIAEAADISLYGGTLLEGTIGSVASAHAFSTLKTMSWGTELFGPLLLTDDIVKTKVEFSNASMKIPQGPGLGLELDLDKLNQYKRK, encoded by the coding sequence ATGAATAAGCCTACTATTGAAAAAATTGAAGCCATCTTGGTTGATTTGCCAACCATTCGCCCGCATCATCTCTCGATGACGGTGATGAAAAAACAAACGATGGTTATCATTCGTTTGTTCTGCAGTGATGGAATGGAAGGAATTGGCGAAGCAACAACCATTGGGGGATTGAGTTATGGAGAGGAATCTCCGGAAAGTATGAAACTCAATATTGATACTTATTTTGCTCCTTTATTAGTGGGTCAGGATGCTACCAATATTCACAAAGCCATGTTTTGGATTGAAAAAAACATTAAGGGCAACCGAATTGCAAAATCAGGAATTGAAACAGCACTTCTAGATGCGCAGGGAAAACGATTGGGTGTTTCTGTCGCTACTTTATTAGGAGGTGCAATTACCGAAACTTTACCCGTTTTATGGACTTTGGCCAGCGGAAATACACAACAGGATATTGAAGAAGCCGAACATCTTTTAGCCATTGGAAGACACACTACTTTCAAATTAAAAATAGGATGGCAAGCTCCGGAAATTTCAATTGCGCACGTTGCTGCTATCAAAAAAGCGTTGGGAGACAGAGCAAAAGTAACGGTAGATGTAAATCAGGCTTGGGACGAAAGCACCGCAAAAATCAGTATTGCTAAACTTCAAGAAGCTGGAATTGATTTGATTGAACAGCCCATAGTTAAAGAAAATTTTGAAGGTTTGGCTCGTTTGACCAAAATGTTTACCGTGCCTATCATGGCCGATGAAGCCTTGAACGATAGTTCCGATGCTTACAAATTAGCTAAAATAAGAGGAGGCGATGTTTTTGCATTAAAAATAGGAAAATCAGGCGGATTGCATAATGTTTTAAAAGTGGCTGCGATTGCAGAAGCTGCTGATATCAGTTTGTATGGCGGTACATTATTGGAAGGAACAATCGGTTCTGTGGCTTCGGCGCATGCTTTTAGTACTTTGAAAACAATGTCTTGGGGAACGGAACTTTTCGGACCGTTATTGTTAACGGATGATATTGTAAAAACCAAAGTAGAATTTTCAAATGCTTCGATGAAAATTCCACAAGGTCCGGGTTTAGGCTTGGAATTAGATTTAGATAAACTCAATCAATATAAACGTAAATAA
- the benB gene encoding benzoate 1,2-dioxygenase small subunit, which produces MSNYEKIQAFVYQEARYLDDKQWDEWLQLYDENVEFWMPCWDDEDKLTTNHETEVSLIYYPNRYGLEDRIFRIRTERSSATLPDTRTNHMISNIEILEENKEEVKIRFNWNTLSFRYNKLDQFFGTSFYTLKKEGDSFLITNKKVILKNDYIRQLLDIYHI; this is translated from the coding sequence ATGAGTAATTACGAGAAAATACAAGCATTTGTTTATCAGGAAGCAAGATATTTAGATGACAAACAATGGGATGAATGGCTCCAGTTATATGATGAAAATGTGGAATTTTGGATGCCCTGTTGGGACGATGAAGATAAATTAACAACCAATCATGAAACAGAAGTTTCGCTGATTTATTATCCAAATCGTTACGGATTGGAAGATCGGATTTTCAGAATCAGAACGGAACGTTCTAGCGCTACACTACCAGATACCAGAACGAATCACATGATTTCAAATATTGAAATCTTGGAAGAAAATAAGGAGGAGGTTAAAATACGTTTCAACTGGAATACATTGAGTTTCCGATACAATAAATTGGATCAGTTTTTTGGTACTTCCTTTTATACTTTGAAAAAAGAGGGAGATTCCTTTTTAATCACCAATAAAAAGGTCATTCTGAAGAACGATTACATTCGACAACTGCTTGACATATATCATATTTAA
- the benD gene encoding benzoate diol dehydrogenase BenD, which produces MIHSNRFSGKVVLVTGAAQGIGKTVALQVLAEGASVVLIDRSPIVKEITSELSEDQKNKTLAVIADLEQFSGFQSVVEQAVAKFGRIDILINNVGGTIWMKPFASYEEDQIEKEIRRSLFPTLWGCRAVLPVMLEQKAGVIVNVSSVATRGINRVPYAAAKGGVNALTAAMAFEYAEKNIRVNAVAPGGTEAPERLIPRNETPDSVQEKIWRQEVANQTTESSLMKRYGTIEEQTSAILFLASDEASYITGITIPVAGGDLG; this is translated from the coding sequence ATGATTCACTCCAATAGATTTTCAGGAAAAGTAGTCCTTGTTACCGGTGCCGCTCAAGGAATCGGAAAAACCGTTGCCCTGCAAGTTTTAGCAGAAGGCGCTTCGGTTGTATTAATTGATCGCTCTCCAATTGTAAAGGAGATAACTTCAGAATTGAGTGAAGACCAAAAAAATAAAACACTTGCAGTCATTGCCGATTTGGAGCAATTCTCAGGCTTTCAATCGGTAGTGGAACAAGCTGTTGCAAAGTTTGGAAGAATAGACATTTTGATTAATAACGTGGGAGGCACCATCTGGATGAAACCTTTTGCAAGCTATGAAGAAGATCAGATAGAAAAAGAAATTCGGCGTTCCCTTTTCCCAACGCTTTGGGGCTGTCGTGCCGTTCTTCCAGTAATGTTGGAACAAAAAGCAGGGGTAATCGTGAATGTTTCTTCGGTGGCTACCAGAGGAATTAATCGGGTTCCTTATGCTGCTGCAAAAGGGGGTGTAAATGCCCTCACAGCCGCTATGGCATTTGAATATGCTGAGAAAAATATTCGGGTTAATGCAGTTGCGCCAGGCGGAACCGAAGCTCCAGAACGCTTGATTCCCCGCAATGAAACTCCAGATTCGGTTCAGGAAAAAATATGGAGACAAGAAGTAGCCAATCAAACGACCGAATCGAGTTTAATGAAACGCTACGGAACTATTGAAGAACAAACTTCAGCCATACTTTTTCTGGCATCTGATGAGGCTTCGTATATCACAGGAATTACAATTCCGGTTGCTGGTGGCGATTTGGGTTAA
- the catC gene encoding muconolactone Delta-isomerase, whose amino-acid sequence MLFHVEMTVKIPHDLDVNFVNELKAKEKAMSQDLQRSGKWVDIWRIVGKYSNISIFNVESPAELHEILSNLPLFPFMEIEVKSLCKHYSSIKEGEL is encoded by the coding sequence ATGTTATTCCACGTAGAAATGACCGTAAAAATTCCGCATGATTTAGATGTGAATTTTGTAAACGAATTAAAAGCAAAAGAAAAAGCAATGTCCCAAGATTTGCAACGCAGCGGAAAATGGGTTGACATTTGGAGAATCGTCGGGAAGTATTCCAATATCAGTATTTTCAATGTAGAAAGTCCGGCGGAACTTCATGAGATTCTGAGCAATTTACCCCTTTTTCCGTTTATGGAAATTGAAGTAAAATCATTATGCAAACATTATTCTTCTATTAAAGAAGGAGAATTGTAA
- the catA gene encoding catechol 1,2-dioxygenase, translating into MTRAQIDGLLEKIESTEKVEAGSERAKAIVNRILRDLFYTIEDLDIQPDEVWTAVNFLTQAGQNGEYGLIAAGLGIEHFLDLRMDEEEEAAGITGGTPRTIEGPLYVAGAPKSKGFARIDDGTEVEQGEILFMQGKVLDEDNNPIPNALVEVWHANLKGNYSYFDQSQSDFNLRGTIVTDEAGNYQFRSILPSGYAVPPGGSTETLLSAIGRHGNRPSHIHFFVSAPAFRKLTTQINFEGDPYLWDDFAFATREGLVPDLSVITDAEKIKEKGLDKPFSSIDFDFTLHKEVEGIHDAEVERLRAESVA; encoded by the coding sequence ATGACTAGAGCACAAATAGACGGATTACTCGAAAAAATTGAGAGTACTGAAAAAGTAGAAGCGGGAAGCGAAAGAGCAAAAGCAATTGTAAACAGAATCCTTCGTGATTTGTTTTATACCATCGAAGATTTAGACATCCAACCGGATGAAGTTTGGACAGCAGTTAATTTCTTAACGCAAGCGGGTCAAAATGGAGAATATGGTTTAATTGCAGCGGGATTAGGAATAGAACATTTCTTGGACTTGCGCATGGATGAAGAAGAAGAAGCGGCAGGAATAACAGGAGGAACACCAAGAACGATTGAAGGGCCACTTTATGTTGCAGGTGCACCAAAATCAAAGGGTTTTGCACGCATAGACGATGGAACTGAAGTAGAGCAAGGGGAAATTTTATTCATGCAAGGAAAAGTTTTGGATGAAGATAATAATCCAATTCCAAATGCATTAGTTGAAGTTTGGCATGCGAACCTAAAAGGGAATTATTCTTATTTTGACCAATCGCAAAGTGATTTCAATTTACGCGGAACAATAGTAACGGATGAAGCTGGAAACTATCAATTCCGCAGTATTCTTCCTTCTGGCTACGCAGTTCCTCCAGGTGGTTCAACGGAAACACTTTTAAGTGCTATTGGCCGTCATGGAAATCGTCCTTCTCACATTCATTTCTTTGTTTCAGCACCAGCGTTTAGAAAACTGACAACTCAAATTAATTTTGAAGGAGATCCTTACTTATGGGATGATTTTGCTTTCGCAACCCGTGAAGGTTTAGTTCCGGATCTTAGCGTAATTACGGATGCGGAGAAAATCAAAGAAAAAGGATTAGACAAGCCATTTTCCTCAATCGATTTCGACTTCACTTTACACAAAGAAGTGGAAGGAATTCATGATGCTGAAGTAGAACGATTAAGAGCCGAATCTGTAGCATAA
- the benC gene encoding benzoate 1,2-dioxygenase electron transfer component BenC, whose protein sequence is MAKIALNFEDGLTRFIESLPNETVAETAYRVGINIPLDCADGACGTCKCKMRSGTFDAGDYIEEALSDEEAEAGFALACQVRPKSDLVVDILASSAACKVKSTAITTQIKELNRLSSEIYQLKLGAADGSSFEFLPGQYVNIEVPRTSQTRSYSYSSQPDTAEGEFLIKLVPGGLMSTYLKNEATVGGELNIVTPLGSFYLREVQRDLIFIAGGTGIAPFMAMLEKLKAENNTTPIHLFYGATTRENVVELERLKAFSEIMPLQLFTCTSDEQAEGHDKGFVTQWINKELLGDKAYDIYICGPNAMVEAVKTTLDKEAIQHVNFYMEKFVPTGQESVKA, encoded by the coding sequence ATGGCAAAAATAGCATTAAATTTTGAGGACGGACTTACCCGATTTATAGAGAGTCTACCCAATGAAACCGTGGCAGAAACGGCGTATCGTGTGGGGATAAACATTCCGTTAGATTGCGCTGATGGCGCTTGTGGTACTTGTAAATGTAAAATGAGATCAGGAACTTTTGATGCAGGAGACTATATCGAAGAAGCCTTATCAGATGAAGAAGCCGAAGCGGGTTTTGCGCTTGCTTGTCAAGTGAGACCAAAATCAGACCTTGTGGTGGATATTTTGGCCAGTTCAGCTGCTTGTAAAGTAAAATCTACAGCCATAACGACCCAAATCAAGGAATTAAACCGATTGTCTTCAGAAATATACCAATTAAAACTAGGTGCTGCTGACGGGAGTTCTTTCGAATTTCTTCCGGGACAATATGTAAATATTGAGGTTCCGAGAACTTCACAAACCCGATCGTATTCATACAGTTCACAACCTGATACAGCTGAAGGGGAGTTTTTAATCAAATTAGTTCCCGGAGGATTGATGAGTACTTATTTAAAAAATGAGGCAACTGTAGGTGGGGAATTAAATATTGTAACTCCTTTGGGGAGCTTTTATTTAAGAGAGGTTCAACGTGATTTAATCTTTATTGCAGGCGGTACAGGAATCGCTCCTTTTATGGCCATGCTTGAAAAGCTAAAAGCAGAAAATAATACGACACCAATTCATTTGTTTTACGGAGCTACGACTAGGGAGAATGTGGTGGAATTGGAACGTTTGAAAGCGTTTAGTGAAATTATGCCATTACAACTATTCACTTGTACTTCTGATGAACAAGCCGAAGGACATGATAAAGGATTTGTTACCCAATGGATTAACAAAGAGCTTCTGGGTGATAAAGCCTACGATATTTATATCTGCGGACCCAATGCGATGGTTGAAGCGGTAAAAACGACACTTGACAAAGAGGCCATTCAACATGTTAATTTTTACATGGAAAAATTTGTTCCAACGGGGCAGGAAAGTGTAAAAGCATAA
- a CDS encoding 3-oxoacid CoA-transferase, with amino-acid sequence MKTVPQITTEQAAAFVKDGDTLLQGGFGMTGNPVHLMDALSKTETKNITFIGNNVGEAGIGGGRLLRNGQLKKMIGSFFTSNPEAVKAAQDGIVEYELIPQGTLAEALRAGGAGIGGFYTPTAAGTPIAEGKETKIIDSVEQVFVKGIRGNVAFIRAWKADTAGNLIYRMTEQNFNRAMATAADLVIAEVEEIVPEGTLDPNYIHTAGCYIDYLVQATLTLEDLGSSASVSKGKKVSEDRMNMAKRALQELKEGDVVNLGIGIPTLVADLITPEHGVILHTENGMLGVGPEPVDGGGAMNYPVNAGKIPVTAVPGSSYFDSADSFAMIRGKHVDVAVMGGLEVDEHANLANWAVPGQPLLGVGGAMDLASGAKTLIITMNHNNRDGSSKIVPTCTLPLTTLGSVDMVITELAVFKYIDDKLTLIELMPGATLDEVRERTEAKFVEQLA; translated from the coding sequence ATGAAAACAGTTCCACAAATAACAACCGAACAAGCTGCAGCATTTGTAAAAGATGGCGATACCTTATTGCAAGGTGGTTTTGGGATGACGGGAAATCCAGTCCATTTAATGGATGCTTTATCGAAAACGGAAACTAAAAACATCACTTTTATTGGAAACAATGTAGGCGAAGCGGGAATTGGGGGCGGACGTTTGTTAAGAAACGGACAATTAAAAAAAATGATTGGTTCTTTTTTCACCTCTAATCCCGAAGCGGTGAAAGCGGCTCAGGATGGAATTGTGGAATATGAATTGATACCGCAAGGAACTTTGGCAGAAGCCTTACGAGCCGGAGGGGCAGGAATAGGTGGTTTTTATACGCCAACCGCAGCCGGAACGCCTATTGCAGAAGGGAAAGAAACCAAAATAATTGATAGTGTTGAACAGGTTTTTGTGAAAGGAATTCGCGGAAACGTAGCTTTTATCAGAGCGTGGAAAGCGGATACGGCTGGGAATTTGATCTATCGTATGACAGAGCAAAATTTCAATCGCGCTATGGCAACAGCAGCAGATTTAGTTATTGCTGAAGTAGAAGAAATCGTACCGGAAGGCACTTTAGATCCCAATTACATTCACACAGCAGGATGTTACATCGATTACTTGGTTCAAGCGACACTTACTTTGGAAGACTTAGGTTCATCAGCATCGGTGAGTAAAGGAAAAAAAGTAAGCGAAGACCGTATGAATATGGCTAAACGCGCGTTACAGGAATTGAAAGAAGGAGATGTAGTCAATTTAGGAATCGGAATTCCAACCTTAGTAGCGGATTTAATTACACCCGAACACGGTGTTATTTTACACACTGAAAACGGAATGTTAGGTGTTGGTCCAGAACCTGTAGATGGAGGAGGAGCAATGAATTATCCTGTTAATGCAGGGAAAATTCCAGTTACGGCAGTACCGGGAAGCAGTTATTTTGACAGTGCAGACTCTTTTGCTATGATTCGTGGAAAACACGTTGATGTTGCTGTAATGGGCGGTTTAGAAGTGGATGAGCATGCCAATCTTGCCAATTGGGCTGTTCCCGGACAACCTTTATTGGGAGTTGGCGGCGCAATGGATTTGGCCTCAGGAGCAAAAACGCTGATTATTACCATGAATCACAACAACAGAGACGGAAGTTCTAAAATTGTACCGACATGTACCCTGCCTTTAACGACTTTAGGGTCGGTAGATATGGTAATTACGGAATTGGCCGTTTTCAAATATATTGATGACAAATTGACTTTAATAGAATTAATGCCGGGAGCAACTTTAGATGAAGTTCGGGAAAGAACAGAAGCAAAATTTGTAGAACAATTAGCATAA
- a CDS encoding FUSC family protein, translated as MLNKLIRYSIGSDLIIYGFKCLIGFLIGYQLYLSFPEYELYWTLLSIILVISPEAKDARRLSIERFKSNLIGSGIGLLCFFIHAPNVYMLLLGIILSIATCYFFNLMNVARTAIVALIIVLIHEQTQMSWIGAVERFISVTTGCFIGLSITISTSTVINYWRKKANIPQEEL; from the coding sequence ATGCTAAACAAGTTAATACGCTACAGTATCGGGTCTGATTTAATTATTTATGGGTTCAAATGCCTTATTGGGTTTTTAATTGGCTATCAATTGTATTTGAGTTTCCCCGAATATGAACTGTATTGGACTCTGCTCTCTATTATTTTGGTGATTTCGCCCGAAGCAAAAGATGCGCGGCGTTTATCGATTGAACGGTTTAAATCGAACCTAATTGGCTCCGGAATAGGATTGCTTTGTTTTTTTATTCATGCACCCAATGTCTATATGTTATTATTGGGTATAATACTTTCCATAGCCACTTGTTATTTTTTTAATCTAATGAATGTGGCGCGAACCGCCATTGTGGCACTCATCATTGTATTGATTCATGAACAGACGCAAATGTCATGGATAGGAGCGGTAGAACGGTTTATATCAGTAACAACGGGCTGTTTTATTGGATTATCGATTACCATTAGTACATCGACAGTAATTAATTATTGGAGAAAAAAAGCAAATATTCCACAAGAAGAATTATAA
- the pcaD gene encoding 3-oxoadipate enol-lactonase → MSKIKMQHTTLNYVFDDFKKEQTIVFSNSLGTDLTMWDKQVELLGQEFNILRYDTRGHGKSKVVEGEYSIEMLGKDVLDLLDYLKIEKVNFCGLSIGGLTGQWLGIHAPERLNKLIICNTAVKIGNKEGWNSRIDAVRQNGLNSIVSGTQERWFTTEFVTENKAEVDAVLATFVQTPLAGYISCCAAVRDADFTAEVSKISAPTLIISGTEDLVTTIKDGDFLMEKIPNSILAALKTAHISNIEEADDFTKLLIEFIKN, encoded by the coding sequence ATGTCAAAAATAAAAATGCAGCATACAACATTGAATTACGTATTTGATGATTTCAAGAAAGAGCAAACTATTGTTTTTTCTAATTCATTGGGAACTGATTTGACGATGTGGGATAAACAAGTGGAATTGCTGGGTCAGGAATTCAATATCTTACGTTACGACACTCGAGGTCATGGAAAAAGCAAAGTTGTTGAAGGGGAATATTCTATTGAAATGCTGGGGAAGGATGTATTGGATTTATTGGATTATCTGAAAATCGAAAAAGTAAATTTCTGCGGATTGTCTATTGGCGGATTGACCGGACAATGGCTCGGAATTCACGCACCAGAACGCTTGAACAAACTGATAATTTGTAATACTGCCGTAAAAATTGGAAACAAAGAAGGCTGGAATTCCCGAATAGACGCCGTTCGACAAAATGGTTTGAACAGTATCGTTTCAGGAACCCAAGAGCGCTGGTTTACAACTGAATTTGTTACAGAAAATAAAGCGGAGGTTGATGCGGTTTTAGCAACGTTTGTACAAACGCCGTTGGCCGGATATATTTCTTGTTGTGCCGCGGTTCGGGATGCTGATTTTACAGCTGAAGTTTCCAAAATTTCAGCGCCAACCTTAATTATTTCCGGCACAGAGGATTTGGTAACAACCATAAAAGATGGTGATTTTCTAATGGAAAAAATCCCAAATTCGATTTTGGCTGCTTTAAAAACAGCTCATATTTCAAATATTGAAGAAGCTGATGATTTTACAAAACTACTTATTGAATTTATTAAAAATTAA
- a CDS encoding Rieske 2Fe-2S domain-containing protein, with amino-acid sequence MGKLNKEYLESLLEHNVAKGLYRHNRESFTNPELFELEMKYIFENNWVYLAHESQITELNDYFTTHIGRQSIFISRNKEGELNAFINACSHRGAQLCRYKKGNKSTYTCPFHGWTFNNSGKLLKVKDGKDAGYPEGFNTNGSHDLKKIAKFESYKGFLFGSLNPASSSLEEYLGDTKLIIDQMVDQSEFGLEVVKGSSTYTYDANWKLQMENGADGYHVSSVHWNYVATMGNRREEGVQAVDPNGWSKSVGGVYGFENGHMLLWTKMLNPEVRPLYSQLDRLNNTLGEERTNFIVNETRNLALYPNVYLMDQFSTQIRVCRPIAVDKTEVTIYCFAPKNEAAADRALRLRQYEDFFNVTGMGTPDDLEEFRSCQESYLSKTMPWNDVSRGAENWVYGPDEHAIAMGINPKLSGIRTEDEGLFLMQHQYWAETLAAALDKEELINKENILQNE; translated from the coding sequence ATGGGAAAATTAAATAAAGAATATCTAGAAAGCCTATTGGAGCACAACGTTGCAAAAGGTTTGTATCGTCATAACAGAGAATCCTTTACCAATCCGGAGTTGTTCGAATTGGAAATGAAATATATTTTCGAAAACAATTGGGTGTATTTGGCACATGAAAGTCAGATTACAGAATTGAACGATTATTTTACGACTCATATTGGCAGACAATCCATTTTCATTTCACGCAATAAAGAAGGTGAATTGAATGCTTTTATCAATGCGTGCAGCCATAGAGGAGCCCAACTTTGTCGTTATAAAAAAGGAAATAAATCAACTTATACCTGTCCTTTTCATGGGTGGACCTTTAATAATTCGGGCAAATTATTAAAAGTAAAAGATGGAAAAGATGCAGGATATCCAGAAGGATTTAATACTAATGGTTCACATGATCTAAAAAAAATAGCCAAGTTTGAATCCTACAAAGGATTTTTATTTGGCAGCCTAAATCCGGCTTCTTCTTCGTTGGAAGAATACTTGGGAGATACCAAACTGATTATCGATCAAATGGTAGACCAGTCTGAATTTGGATTGGAAGTAGTAAAGGGATCATCTACCTATACCTACGACGCCAATTGGAAATTACAAATGGAAAATGGAGCCGATGGCTACCATGTAAGTTCGGTACATTGGAATTATGTGGCTACTATGGGGAACCGTAGAGAAGAAGGAGTGCAAGCGGTAGATCCAAACGGCTGGTCAAAAAGTGTGGGTGGAGTATATGGTTTTGAAAATGGCCATATGCTGCTTTGGACCAAGATGCTAAATCCGGAAGTGCGACCATTGTACAGTCAGTTGGATCGACTAAATAATACTCTTGGCGAAGAAAGAACCAATTTTATTGTCAATGAAACACGCAATCTGGCTCTTTATCCCAATGTGTATTTGATGGATCAGTTTTCTACCCAAATTCGGGTATGCCGTCCTATTGCCGTAGATAAAACAGAAGTAACTATTTATTGTTTTGCTCCGAAAAATGAAGCTGCGGCAGACCGAGCTTTGCGTCTTCGCCAATATGAAGACTTCTTCAATGTGACCGGAATGGGAACCCCTGATGATTTGGAAGAATTTAGATCCTGCCAAGAAAGTTATTTATCGAAAACGATGCCTTGGAACGATGTCAGCCGTGGTGCTGAGAATTGGGTTTATGGTCCTGATGAACATGCTATTGCTATGGGAATCAATCCAAAATTAAGCGGAATCAGAACGGAAGACGAAGGATTGTTCCTGATGCAACACCAGTATTGGGCTGAAACTTTGGCAGCAGCTTTGGACAAAGAGGAATTGATTAACAAAGAAAACATTTTGCAAAATGAGTAA